DNA sequence from the Methanolobus sp. ZRKC5 genome:
GGGGTCTCTGCTGTGGCAATAGACCCCATCTGGGTAATATAGTAGTGCATATTATTGTCCATACGAGATGCTTTGGCATCAAGAATGGATAAAGGATAGGACAAAGCAAAGATGATGCATATGACAGGTATCAATACCGGTATGTACTTGGCCGGACCGGTAAAAAGTGTAGGAAAGACAATCAAGAGAAATATAGAAAAAATAAAACCGAATGATATTATAGGTAAGGCAAATTTTTTAGCATAGGCCTTGGGTTCCATTCCAATATTCTTGAATGCCTTTTCATAGCTCATGAAACTCACCTAAATTGAAAATGGAAGACCTTCTACACCATGTTTATAGAAATTGACTATGATCTCAAGCACATCATAATAGTCTTCAATTCCTCTTGAACGCATTTCTTCAAGTATCTTCGCCCTGAGGAAAAGATCCTGATATATAGCCCTCTTATCCTCATAACCAAGTTTTGTAGCTATCTTATCCTCAAGGATGTAACTGTTGTTCAGACCACGGAACTTATGCTTGTCAGTATCCGGCTCCCACTGGAAAACAGCCCTTGTAGCAACACCACCGATCTCTTCGTAGTAACCTTCGATCTCTTCAACTGCAAGTGCACGCCTGAGGAACTTTCCCTTTCGGTATACTGCAGATAATATCATTGCAATATTGAGATTATCAATGAACGTAACGGGAACATTGATAGGGTCAGCTGTGAGACGCTGGATCATCTTTGAAACTGCTGATGCGTGGAATGTAGCAAGTACCGGGTGCCCTGTCTGCATACCCTGGAAAGCTACATTACCTTCTGCTCCTCGAATTTCACCAACAATGATGTAGTTTGGCCTTGAACGAAGTGCAGCCTTAAGCAGGGCGAAGGTATCTACCCTTGATTCAACAGGACCATCTTCACGAGTGATCAGCTGTTGCCATACAGGCTGAGGCGGCTGGACTTCTGCGGTGTCCTCTGCAGAGAATATCTTTGCTCTGGGATTTACAAAAGCAAGACATGCATTAAGCATTGTTGTCTTTCCACTAGCAGTTTCACCACTAAAGAATATACTCATACCATTTTCAAGGCACATCCACATATAGGCTGCCATTTCCGCATCCAGAGCACCCCAGTTAATGAGCTGGATAATACTTACAGGCACCTCGCTAAACTTACGCATGGTAAAACTGCTACCACGCTTACTGACATCTATAGGGTAGATAATGTTAATACGTGAACCATCCGGAAGTGCTCCATCAGCAATTGGTCTGGCATCACTTACAGGACGACCTATTCGCTCGCTCATACCACGAAGCCAGTTATCAAGACCCTGTTCATCCCCAAATGTGAGGTCGGTCTTTATCATGTCGAATATTTTGTGAACAATGAAAACATTATCTACACCAATACTGCTGATATCTTCAAGATAGGGATCCCTGATAATAGGTTCAATTGGTCCGGAGCCAATAATATCCCTTTCTATGTGATAGAGAATCTTGTTGTACTCTCTTTGGGTCATCTGGACCTTTTGCTGCACAGGTATCAATTTTTGAAGTATACTGAACTTGCTACTTTCTTTTTCTTCAACGTTGCCACCTGAGCCAATCTCAATTGCTGCATTGAACAGTTTTGTAATAAGGTCCTTAAGCTCAGCCTCCGATTCAGGAACAGGTTCTTTGGCTGATCTTTCAAGGATTATATTCAAAACTACCTGGTATTTCTTTCTTTCAGTGCTGGTGAGTAATGGCTCTATTCCAAAATATTTAACCTCTCCGAGTTCGGAAGTTCCATAAAGATGAATGAATACCGGATCCCCCACAGGCAGGATGACATTGACATTTTCGCTGTCGAGGTCTTTTGAAAGACTAACCATAAAGGTGGGTTCATCAGTTCCGGTTTCCTGCATGAATTTCTTTACGTATTCCCCAAGATGAGGATTTCTTTCTATAGCTTTTTGAAATTCCGGATCCATCTAACCACTCTTTTGATCTTATGATACTGAAGCGATCTCAACAACAAGACCTACTTTTGGTTCTACCCTGAAACCTACCATTTGTCCTACCGGACCCTTGGCTCCCGTGAATTTATTCACAAGAATAGTCCGCTTGACCTCACTTCCCAGAGGTTTTGACTTGAGGGTGATGTAAACATCACATGAAGAACGGAACATAGATGCAATATCCTCACCAAGCTGGTTAGGTTCTATTGTCAGTATGATCACTTTACCCATGCCGTTAAGTTTCTTGAAAAAAGATATCAGTTCAAGACTTTTTTCTGTGTTCACACTATATTTGATTAAAGAAGAAAGAGTATCGATAATTATCACGTTCTTCTCAAAAAGCTCTTCAGCCGCCATTAACCTTTCAATAAAATCGGAACGTGATTTTGCAGCTTGTACAAGTGGAATTACCGGAATATACAATAGTAAACCATTCAAAAGGAAAGGTGCTATAGGATAATCTATTGAATACATTTGGTTGATAAAGCCTTTTGTTGTCATTTGTGTGGAAACAAAAGTAACACTTACATCATTCTCATTCAATCCATATGAAAGACGCTGAGTGATGGAACTCTTCCCACCACCACTACCTCCTTCTATCACTACAAGTGAACCGGCAGGAAATCCACCGCCTAATTTATCGTTCAAATCATCCCGTGGGATATCAAATCCATTGATTTTTGCCATTTTTGCCTCTTAATTACGTTTTAAAGCTCATGGCACCAGATTTACCATTTTCAGCTGCAACAAGTATTCTGTGGTCACCGGAGTCCAGTGGTGAGGGAACGGTAGTGACATTAAGTGTAAGAATATCACCGGGCCTCCATATGACGTCACCATCCATCAGTCCAATATCAACATCTATAGGGTCTATCATAATACCATCCACAAGAACCGTCACATACTCCGGTACTAATTCTGTTTTGCCTGTGTTCTTGGCGTAGAATATGTATTTACTGCTGACATTATTGTAAGGAATTAATTCAGGATCGTTAACAACTGTAATATCAGTCCTCATCTGTTCTGAAAGCAGTTTACTGCTTGTACCTGATGAAGCTATCATTGACTGGACATCTGCAGATATGAAGGCAATTGCACTAATAGCCAGCATTAATGCCGCTATGAAGAATATCATATGTGTGACAGCGGTTTCAGCGTCCGTGTCTTTCAGTAGACTATTGTTGTCTGTTGTTAGCATACTAATCATGTTTTTCTGCCAGTCCAAATATAATAAGAAGTAGAAATTAATATATTATTAATAGTATATAAAACTACTATTTGCATCAAACCAAATATGAATCATAGGCCGAAATACCATTTTCTGTTACAACTTTAACACGATGAATTCCCAGACCGGAGAGTTCTGTTATTGTCAGGTTCCTCGTTTCAGCAGGAGTCCATGTAGCTGCAATATCACTATATGTATAAGATTCCAGATTTCCATCCACCAGTACATTCAACTTATCAAAATGAAGAGTCTCACTGCCGGTGTTAGAGAGAGTTACAGTTAAATTATAGTTGCCTGCAAAACTATCAGCCGTGGAGTATTCCACCTCGATGTCAGTTTGCAGAAGATTCCGCTGCATTTGATATTGCTCTGCCGAAGCATCATCAAGTATTTCATTGGAAGTACCTAGCATTGTATAAGAAAAGGTTCCCAGCAGCACTGCAGATATGAAAAAAATAATTGCTATGACTGGTAGCT
Encoded proteins:
- a CDS encoding type II/IV secretion system ATPase subunit — encoded protein: MDPEFQKAIERNPHLGEYVKKFMQETGTDEPTFMVSLSKDLDSENVNVILPVGDPVFIHLYGTSELGEVKYFGIEPLLTSTERKKYQVVLNIILERSAKEPVPESEAELKDLITKLFNAAIEIGSGGNVEEKESSKFSILQKLIPVQQKVQMTQREYNKILYHIERDIIGSGPIEPIIRDPYLEDISSIGVDNVFIVHKIFDMIKTDLTFGDEQGLDNWLRGMSERIGRPVSDARPIADGALPDGSRINIIYPIDVSKRGSSFTMRKFSEVPVSIIQLINWGALDAEMAAYMWMCLENGMSIFFSGETASGKTTMLNACLAFVNPRAKIFSAEDTAEVQPPQPVWQQLITREDGPVESRVDTFALLKAALRSRPNYIIVGEIRGAEGNVAFQGMQTGHPVLATFHASAVSKMIQRLTADPINVPVTFIDNLNIAMILSAVYRKGKFLRRALAVEEIEGYYEEIGGVATRAVFQWEPDTDKHKFRGLNNSYILEDKIATKLGYEDKRAIYQDLFLRAKILEEMRSRGIEDYYDVLEIIVNFYKHGVEGLPFSI
- a CDS encoding ATPase domain-containing protein — encoded protein: MAKINGFDIPRDDLNDKLGGGFPAGSLVVIEGGSGGGKSSITQRLSYGLNENDVSVTFVSTQMTTKGFINQMYSIDYPIAPFLLNGLLLYIPVIPLVQAAKSRSDFIERLMAAEELFEKNVIIIDTLSSLIKYSVNTEKSLELISFFKKLNGMGKVIILTIEPNQLGEDIASMFRSSCDVYITLKSKPLGSEVKRTILVNKFTGAKGPVGQMVGFRVEPKVGLVVEIASVS
- a CDS encoding flagellar protein G, translated to MISMLTTDNNSLLKDTDAETAVTHMIFFIAALMLAISAIAFISADVQSMIASSGTSSKLLSEQMRTDITVVNDPELIPYNNVSSKYIFYAKNTGKTELVPEYVTVLVDGIMIDPIDVDIGLMDGDVIWRPGDILTLNVTTVPSPLDSGDHRILVAAENGKSGAMSFKT